One genomic region from Nocardia vinacea encodes:
- a CDS encoding MMPL family transporter, which yields MLVRIAHLATRHPRTILLAAALLAVLCGAFGATVISHMKTGGFTPADAESSQVAKLIADNFGGAEPNLILLVRDDAGADSPAAKAAGAKVVDTLRSRGDVIGIQSYWNAPQSMSSVLRSKDGKSALVLGYITGEESVAQKAAGAIAEEVTGTSDGVSVYQGGLSSIYHDSNEQITHDLAVAEGVAIPLSFIVLILVFGSLVAAFLPLAVGIFAILTTLAILRTLTVFTDVSIYALNLTTALGLALAIDYSLFIVSRYREELGNGLDVEAAVVRAVQTAGRTVLYSALTVALSVAALGVFNLYFLKSFAYAGVAVVAAAAAASILILPAVLMVLGHRVNALDLRKPLGRLLGRDLHAQRAPEQTFWYRTVQWVMRHAAPVAIAIIVLMLAIGSPFLGVKFGYPDDRVLNTGASTTSSTVGDALRSDFQSNAATSVSVVLDDYHGNPAAIGDYAAALSKVDGVSGVLSGPGLYAGGLKVAAGSSQMTNDTGAFLTVATTVDPFTSAGKTQLDRLRDVPSPGPALFGGSAAINRDSLDALGTRLPLAGGLILLTSFVVLFLFTGSVLLPLKALALNTLSLTAAFGAMVWIFQDGHLSSVFGNNATGYLVPTMPILMFCLAFGMSMDYEVFLLSRIREEWLASGRTAADNTRAVALGVARTGRIFTAAALLMAIVMAAMVTSKVSFIQMTGLGLTLTVLADATLIRGLLAPALMRLLGTANWWAPTPLARLHAKIGLSEGETVPGATESDKQLAGRT from the coding sequence ATGCTCGTACGGATCGCACATCTGGCCACCAGGCATCCGCGGACGATCCTGCTCGCCGCCGCACTATTGGCCGTGCTCTGCGGCGCATTCGGCGCCACAGTGATCTCGCATATGAAGACCGGCGGTTTCACCCCGGCTGATGCTGAATCGTCGCAGGTCGCCAAATTGATCGCCGATAACTTCGGCGGTGCGGAACCCAACCTCATCCTGCTGGTTCGCGATGATGCCGGTGCGGACAGCCCGGCTGCCAAGGCCGCGGGCGCGAAGGTGGTCGACACCCTGCGCTCGCGCGGCGATGTGATCGGCATCCAGTCCTATTGGAATGCTCCGCAGTCGATGTCGTCCGTGTTGCGCAGCAAGGACGGTAAGAGCGCGCTGGTGCTCGGCTACATCACCGGCGAGGAGTCCGTGGCCCAAAAGGCCGCCGGTGCGATCGCCGAAGAGGTCACCGGCACCAGCGACGGCGTCAGCGTCTATCAGGGCGGCCTCAGCTCCATTTACCACGATTCGAACGAGCAGATCACCCACGATCTCGCGGTCGCCGAGGGCGTGGCCATCCCACTGTCGTTCATCGTGTTGATTCTGGTGTTCGGCAGCCTGGTCGCGGCCTTCCTGCCGCTGGCCGTCGGCATCTTCGCGATCTTGACCACCCTGGCGATCCTGCGCACCCTCACGGTCTTCACCGATGTGTCGATCTACGCGCTGAACTTGACCACGGCACTCGGTCTCGCCCTCGCGATCGACTACAGCCTGTTCATTGTCAGTCGCTACCGTGAGGAACTCGGCAATGGACTCGATGTCGAGGCGGCGGTGGTGCGCGCGGTGCAGACCGCGGGACGCACGGTGCTGTACTCCGCGCTGACCGTCGCGCTGTCGGTGGCCGCGCTGGGCGTCTTCAATCTGTACTTCTTGAAATCCTTTGCCTACGCGGGCGTTGCGGTGGTCGCCGCGGCCGCCGCGGCATCGATCCTGATCCTGCCCGCGGTATTGATGGTGCTCGGACACCGAGTAAATGCCTTGGACCTGCGAAAGCCGTTGGGGCGCTTGCTCGGCCGGGACCTGCACGCCCAGCGCGCGCCCGAGCAGACCTTCTGGTACCGCACAGTCCAGTGGGTGATGCGCCATGCCGCACCGGTCGCCATCGCGATCATCGTGCTGATGCTGGCGATCGGATCCCCGTTCCTCGGCGTGAAATTCGGCTATCCGGACGATCGAGTGCTCAATACGGGCGCCTCCACCACCAGCAGCACGGTCGGCGACGCACTGCGTTCGGACTTCCAATCCAATGCGGCGACCAGTGTCTCCGTGGTGCTCGACGACTACCACGGAAATCCGGCCGCCATCGGCGATTACGCCGCCGCGCTGTCGAAGGTGGACGGTGTGTCCGGAGTGCTCTCGGGTCCTGGCCTGTATGCAGGCGGCCTGAAGGTGGCGGCGGGATCGTCGCAGATGACGAACGACACCGGCGCATTCCTCACTGTCGCAACGACAGTCGATCCCTTCACCTCCGCGGGTAAGACGCAACTGGACCGGCTTCGCGATGTCCCGAGCCCGGGACCGGCGCTCTTCGGTGGCAGCGCCGCGATCAACCGCGACTCCCTCGACGCATTGGGTACGCGACTGCCACTGGCCGGTGGGCTGATCCTGCTCACCTCCTTCGTTGTGCTGTTCCTGTTCACCGGCAGTGTGCTGCTGCCGCTGAAAGCTCTTGCCCTCAACACGCTTTCGCTGACCGCCGCCTTCGGTGCGATGGTCTGGATCTTCCAGGACGGACACTTGTCCAGCGTTTTCGGCAATAACGCGACCGGATATCTGGTTCCGACCATGCCGATCCTGATGTTCTGTCTCGCCTTCGGAATGTCCATGGACTACGAGGTATTCCTGCTCTCGCGCATCCGCGAGGAGTGGCTGGCCTCGGGACGCACCGCCGCGGACAACACTCGCGCGGTGGCGCTGGGTGTCGCGCGTACCGGCCGGATCTTCACCGCGGCCGCACTATTGATGGCCATCGTGATGGCCGCCATGGTCACCTCGAAGGTATCGTTCATCCAGATGACGGGCCTGGGACTGACTTTGACAGTGCTCGCGGACGCAACGCTGATCCGCGGCCTGCTCGCGCCCGCACTCATGCGGCTGCTCGGCACCGCGAACTGGTGGGCGCCCACGCCACTCGCCCGGCTACACGCCAAGATCGGCTTGAGCGAGGGCGAAACCGTGCCGGGTGCAACCGAATCCGATAAACAATTAGCCGGACGAACGTGA
- a CDS encoding TetR/AcrR family transcriptional regulator — protein MTFTRRKRSARGSGAELRAEILDATKKLLADAGHVDAVSIREIAKIVGVTPPSIYRHFADKDQLIESVVAQVFEDLDAEMLAASDPNDSPAERLRQQGHAYVRFAREHPEQYRLAMTPGETAGAVDQVLTSSAFAHLAATVTECMNLGLITPGDPVPVVLELWSSVHGIASLLIAKPYLPWGDAEAFTDRVLRSICVGRVVIDNVLGEDVSPDAVAAWAVANRRVP, from the coding sequence GTGACTTTTACTCGCAGGAAGCGTTCGGCACGTGGCTCCGGTGCGGAGTTACGCGCCGAAATCCTCGACGCCACAAAGAAACTGCTCGCTGATGCCGGTCACGTCGACGCGGTTTCCATCCGGGAGATCGCCAAGATCGTCGGTGTCACCCCGCCGTCGATCTACCGCCATTTCGCGGATAAGGATCAGCTGATCGAGTCGGTGGTGGCCCAGGTATTCGAAGATCTGGACGCGGAAATGCTGGCCGCATCCGATCCGAACGATTCGCCTGCGGAGCGTCTGCGTCAGCAGGGTCATGCGTATGTCCGGTTCGCCAGGGAACATCCGGAGCAGTACCGCTTGGCCATGACGCCCGGTGAGACGGCAGGCGCGGTCGACCAGGTGCTGACGAGCAGCGCCTTCGCCCATCTCGCGGCGACCGTCACCGAGTGCATGAACCTCGGCTTGATCACGCCGGGTGACCCGGTGCCGGTCGTCTTGGAACTGTGGTCGAGCGTGCACGGCATCGCCTCGCTGCTGATCGCCAAACCCTATCTGCCGTGGGGAGATGCGGAGGCGTTCACCGATCGCGTACTGCGCTCGATCTGCGTCGGGCGGGTCGTCATCGATAACGTGCTCGGCGAAGACGTGTCCCCCGACGCCGTCGCCGCGTGGGCGGTGGCGAACCGGCGGGTGCCCTGA
- a CDS encoding SDR family oxidoreductase, whose translation MIVVTGATGTVGRPLVELLVAQGVQVRAVTRSPESAALPTGVEVVAGDPAWPDTLTDALDGASAAFLHPRAVGDAAFEFAELAGKRGVRRLVALSAINIDDPLGAQPSRFRGDRNREAEQAVVDSGLEWVSLRASSFAVNVLQSGWNAQIRAGDVVHGPYAEFAESPLHEDDIAAVAAHAFLTDDLLGQRVELTGPQSLTHADMVRIIGEVVSRPLRYEEVPAAVVRQGMVARGFPEDFVDSLLTRYADGVGQPAPVTDEVEKILGRTRTFAAWAADNAAAFRN comes from the coding sequence ATGATTGTTGTCACCGGAGCCACCGGAACCGTCGGCCGCCCGCTCGTCGAACTACTTGTCGCACAAGGGGTTCAGGTACGAGCCGTCACCAGATCTCCCGAAAGTGCCGCGCTGCCCACCGGTGTCGAGGTGGTGGCCGGGGATCCGGCCTGGCCGGACACCCTTACCGATGCTCTCGACGGTGCGTCCGCTGCATTCCTGCATCCGCGCGCCGTGGGTGATGCGGCCTTCGAGTTCGCGGAACTGGCTGGTAAGCGTGGCGTGCGCCGACTCGTCGCCCTCTCGGCCATCAATATCGACGACCCGCTCGGCGCACAGCCGTCCCGCTTCCGCGGCGACCGGAACAGGGAGGCCGAGCAGGCGGTGGTCGACAGCGGTCTCGAGTGGGTGAGCCTGCGCGCCAGCAGCTTTGCGGTCAATGTGCTGCAGAGCGGCTGGAATGCCCAGATTCGCGCGGGTGATGTGGTGCACGGGCCCTATGCCGAATTCGCCGAGAGTCCGCTGCACGAAGACGATATCGCGGCGGTCGCGGCGCATGCCTTCCTGACCGACGATCTGCTGGGTCAAAGAGTGGAATTGACCGGGCCCCAATCACTTACCCATGCGGATATGGTTCGGATCATCGGCGAGGTCGTCAGTAGGCCCTTGCGCTATGAGGAAGTCCCCGCCGCAGTGGTGCGGCAAGGCATGGTGGCGCGCGGCTTTCCCGAGGATTTCGTCGACTCGCTGCTGACCCGCTACGCCGATGGTGTCGGCCAGCCCGCACCTGTCACCGACGAGGTCGAGAAAATCCTCGGCCGCACAAGAACTTTCGCCGCGTGGGCTGCCGATAACGCTGCCGCCTTTCGGAATTGA
- a CDS encoding DUF397 domain-containing protein, translating to MNTDLSGVNWFKSSHSGGQTDCVEVAWLDGGSVGVRDSKNPTGPALTFTPGEWDAFTAGITIEEFNRPA from the coding sequence GTGAATACTGACCTATCCGGGGTGAATTGGTTCAAGAGCAGCCACAGCGGCGGCCAGACCGACTGCGTCGAGGTGGCATGGCTCGACGGAGGCAGCGTCGGCGTTCGCGACTCGAAGAACCCAACCGGCCCAGCACTGACCTTCACGCCCGGCGAATGGGATGCCTTCACAGCCGGCATCACCATCGAAGAGTTCAACCGCCCGGCCTGA